A DNA window from Methylocystis heyeri contains the following coding sequences:
- a CDS encoding glycosyltransferase family 4 protein, with protein MANESLTAVICADHGSVTGGQAKVAIDSALGLKQAGVRVIFFTAAAPVDARLTEAGIEVVCLGQTDLLGASSRLAGMAQGTWNRLAASRLAETLAAAPRGRTVVHVHGWARALSPSIARPIAASGLPAVYTVHEYFLFCPNGGFYNYQNNHICGLAPLSPACVATHCDQISYARKLWRSARLELARRYAGLPQVFSDYICLSAFQHALVAPYLPRGAQVSLISNPIDVPDLGPRTAPDDGAFLFVGRLSPEKGVFLFAEAAARLGVAANFIGDGPLAGELRSRFPGACLLGWKNSEEVRAAMRRARALAFPSLWYEGQPLTVLEAKALGLPAIVADRCAGREEIENGVEGLWFSSGDAASLAEAMGRLQDRDLAGRMSRAAYENYWRSPSTPQRHVEALIGLYREMLSVPRREKNI; from the coding sequence ATGGCGAACGAGTCTTTAACGGCAGTCATCTGCGCCGATCACGGCTCCGTCACCGGCGGGCAGGCCAAGGTCGCGATCGACAGCGCGCTCGGCCTGAAACAGGCCGGGGTCAGGGTAATTTTCTTCACCGCCGCGGCCCCCGTCGACGCGCGCCTGACGGAAGCCGGGATAGAAGTCGTCTGCCTCGGCCAGACCGATCTGCTGGGCGCTTCCTCGCGTCTCGCGGGCATGGCGCAGGGCACATGGAATCGTCTCGCCGCCAGCAGGCTCGCGGAAACTCTGGCCGCAGCGCCGAGGGGCCGGACCGTCGTCCATGTGCATGGCTGGGCGCGGGCGCTCTCGCCCTCGATCGCGCGGCCCATCGCGGCCAGCGGCCTTCCCGCCGTCTATACGGTTCACGAATATTTTCTGTTCTGCCCCAACGGCGGCTTCTACAATTACCAGAACAACCACATCTGCGGCCTTGCTCCATTGTCGCCGGCCTGCGTCGCGACCCATTGCGACCAGATTTCCTATGCCCGCAAGCTCTGGCGCAGCGCGCGGCTGGAATTGGCGCGGCGCTACGCCGGCCTGCCGCAGGTCTTCTCCGATTACATCTGCCTTTCCGCCTTCCAGCACGCCCTGGTCGCGCCCTATCTCCCGCGTGGCGCGCAGGTGAGCCTTATTTCCAACCCGATCGACGTTCCCGACCTCGGGCCGAGAACCGCCCCCGACGACGGCGCGTTTCTGTTCGTCGGGCGCCTGTCGCCCGAAAAAGGCGTGTTTCTGTTCGCCGAGGCCGCGGCCCGGCTGGGCGTTGCGGCCAATTTCATCGGCGACGGCCCGCTCGCCGGCGAATTGCGGTCGCGTTTTCCCGGCGCCTGCCTGCTCGGCTGGAAAAACAGCGAGGAGGTGAGGGCTGCGATGCGCCGGGCGCGGGCGCTGGCGTTCCCCTCGCTCTGGTACGAGGGCCAGCCTCTCACTGTGCTGGAGGCCAAGGCGCTCGGCCTGCCGGCCATAGTGGCGGACCGATGCGCCGGTCGAGAGGAAATCGAAAACGGAGTCGAGGGGCTGTGGTTCTCCTCCGGCGACGCCGCCTCCCTCGCCGAGGCGATGGGGCGCTTGCAGGATCGCGACCTCGCCGGGCGGATGTCGCGCGCCGCCTATGAAAACTATTGGCGGTCGCCTTCGACCCCGCAGCGCCATGTCGAGGCGCTGATCGGGCTGTATCGGGAGATGCTTTCCGTTCCGAGGCGCGAGAAAAACATCTAA
- a CDS encoding Imm74 family immunity protein, translating into MARRGVGVEVEITEGAIRVRSAGRVLTIANAPPPPDVEEDIDFYVLLDEIAHWDAPDDDQEIEVAELQKILEAIERQVEKHGLNIVFE; encoded by the coding sequence ATGGCGCGTCGTGGCGTTGGAGTCGAAGTCGAAATCACCGAAGGGGCCATACGCGTTCGCAGCGCAGGCCGCGTGCTGACCATAGCCAACGCCCCGCCGCCGCCCGATGTCGAGGAGGACATCGACTTCTACGTCCTGCTCGATGAAATCGCGCATTGGGACGCCCCGGACGACGACCAGGAGATCGAGGTCGCCGAACTGCAGAAAATCCTGGAGGCGATCGAGCGTCAGGTGGAGAAACACGGCCTCAACATCGTGTTCGAATAA
- the mutY gene encoding A/G-specific adenine glycosylase, with product MAPADRLSGAVAEIELGGKLLAWWDVSRRELPWRALAGRAPDPYAVWLSEIMLQQTTVASVTGYFGKFMSRWPNVEALARAPLEDVLAAWAGLGYYARARNLHACAGEVVRRHGGRFPQEPEALLGLPGVGPYTAAAIAAIAFNRPCVAQDGNVERVVSRLFAVEEPLPAAKGRIKAHTESFLSRQRPGDFAQALMDLGATVCTPRSPDCSRCPLAGNCRARADGAQTRFPVKGEKPARPHRRGAAFVLLRGGEALLRRRPAKGLLGGMSEFPSTPLSADFGLAEAMGYAPAEIRWRRLEGHVRHVFTHFSLELAVFLSREAPDRNFDACDGYRWADVARLREEGLSSLMRKVAVHAELAGK from the coding sequence TTGGCTCCCGCCGATCGGCTTTCCGGAGCAGTCGCAGAAATAGAGCTGGGCGGCAAGCTCCTCGCATGGTGGGACGTCAGCCGGCGGGAATTGCCCTGGCGCGCGCTCGCCGGCCGCGCGCCCGACCCTTACGCGGTCTGGCTGTCGGAAATCATGCTCCAGCAGACCACGGTTGCGAGCGTCACGGGCTATTTCGGCAAATTCATGTCGCGCTGGCCCAATGTCGAGGCCCTGGCCCGCGCCCCGCTCGAAGACGTGCTCGCCGCTTGGGCCGGGCTCGGTTATTACGCCCGCGCACGCAACCTCCACGCCTGCGCCGGGGAGGTGGTTCGCCGCCATGGCGGGCGCTTTCCGCAAGAGCCGGAGGCGCTGCTGGGCTTGCCCGGCGTCGGGCCCTATACGGCCGCCGCCATAGCCGCCATTGCCTTCAACCGTCCTTGCGTGGCTCAGGACGGCAATGTCGAGCGGGTGGTTTCGCGGCTGTTCGCCGTCGAGGAGCCGCTCCCGGCGGCCAAGGGGCGCATCAAGGCCCATACCGAGAGCTTCCTTTCGCGCCAGCGGCCCGGCGATTTCGCCCAGGCGCTGATGGATCTCGGCGCCACCGTCTGCACTCCTCGCAGCCCGGATTGTTCGCGCTGCCCGCTGGCGGGGAATTGCCGGGCGCGGGCCGACGGCGCGCAAACGCGCTTTCCGGTCAAGGGCGAAAAGCCGGCGCGGCCTCACCGGCGCGGGGCGGCTTTCGTGCTGCTGCGGGGCGGAGAGGCATTGCTGCGGCGGCGGCCGGCCAAGGGACTGCTCGGCGGTATGAGCGAATTTCCGTCGACGCCCCTTTCCGCGGATTTTGGCCTCGCCGAGGCGATGGGTTACGCTCCCGCGGAAATCCGGTGGCGGCGACTCGAAGGACATGTGCGCCATGTGTTCACGCATTTTTCGCTGGAGCTGGCCGTGTTCCTGTCGCGCGAGGCGCCCGACCGGAATTTCGACGCTTGCGACGGCTATCGCTGGGCCGACGTGGCGCGCTTGCGCGAGGAAGGCTTGTCGAGCCTGATGCGAAAAGTCGCCGTTCACGCTGAACTGGCGGGCAAATAG
- a CDS encoding DUF721 domain-containing protein, translating to MRNASLPPTAPPRARRLASKPLGELVNRTLDPLIAKQGFSETALLTRWDAIVGTRVGALCQPIRLNWPPRPRGKSRAGDARGVEARGAKTPGDGAERSRGEAGAATLVLRVEPGFGLDIQHSGAAIMERVNTFLGWRCVGRIAFKQEPLQRAIQKRREPPPPDPLARERASEIAEGFGDGALKEALVRLGERVLSKQTRR from the coding sequence GTGCGGAACGCCAGCCTTCCCCCGACCGCCCCGCCCCGCGCCCGGCGCCTGGCCTCGAAGCCGCTGGGCGAACTCGTCAACCGCACGCTCGATCCGCTGATCGCCAAGCAGGGCTTCAGCGAGACCGCGCTGCTGACGAGATGGGACGCCATCGTCGGAACGCGCGTCGGCGCCCTGTGCCAGCCGATCCGGCTCAACTGGCCGCCGCGCCCGCGCGGCAAGTCGCGCGCGGGAGATGCCCGCGGCGTGGAGGCTCGCGGCGCAAAGACTCCTGGAGACGGCGCCGAGCGCAGCCGAGGCGAAGCCGGCGCGGCGACGCTGGTGCTGCGGGTCGAACCGGGCTTCGGGCTCGACATTCAGCATTCCGGCGCCGCGATCATGGAACGCGTGAACACCTTTCTGGGCTGGCGCTGCGTCGGGCGCATCGCCTTCAAGCAGGAGCCCTTGCAGCGCGCGATCCAAAAGCGTCGCGAACCGCCGCCGCCGGATCCGCTGGCGCGAGAGCGGGCGTCGGAAATAGCCGAAGGGTTCGGCGACGGGGCGTTGAAAGAGGCGCTGGTCCGGCTCGGGGAGCGTGTTCTTTCAAAGCAGACGCGGCGGTAG
- a CDS encoding DUF1778 domain-containing protein: MANTPQSTSILSVRVNPDERAILEAAAEQAHTTLSEFVRRKALESAEAEVLNRPIVTIPAKDWEAFEAWINRPAETIPALAALARRRPTWEQ; the protein is encoded by the coding sequence ATGGCGAACACTCCACAATCCACCTCGATCCTGAGCGTCCGGGTCAATCCCGACGAGCGCGCGATCCTGGAGGCCGCCGCCGAACAGGCCCACACGACGCTGAGCGAATTCGTGCGCCGCAAGGCTTTGGAGTCGGCCGAGGCCGAAGTGCTCAACCGCCCGATCGTCACCATTCCGGCGAAGGATTGGGAAGCCTTCGAGGCCTGGATCAATCGCCCGGCCGAGACGATCCCGGCGCTCGCCGCACTGGCGCGCCGCCGCCCCACATGGGAGCAATAG
- a CDS encoding GNAT family N-acetyltransferase encodes MAVSPPRPLAASDNRELFDCGRDSLNTWFRRHAWANQIGGASRVNVMTEANSGRIVGFVTLSAAQIERAFLPKPQQRNRPDPLPATLLGQLSVDKDFQEQGHAASLLLFALKTAMSASQVIGSVGVITHPLDEGVRAFYALRGFQDLPFDPRRAMMVRMVDLERAFDA; translated from the coding sequence GTGGCGGTCAGCCCGCCGCGTCCGCTCGCCGCGAGCGACAACCGCGAATTATTCGACTGCGGGCGAGACTCGCTCAACACTTGGTTCCGTCGCCACGCCTGGGCCAATCAGATCGGCGGCGCGTCGCGGGTCAACGTAATGACGGAGGCGAACTCGGGAAGGATCGTCGGCTTTGTCACCCTTAGCGCCGCGCAAATCGAGCGCGCCTTCCTTCCCAAGCCGCAGCAGCGCAACCGTCCCGATCCCTTGCCCGCGACGCTGCTCGGTCAACTTTCCGTCGACAAAGATTTCCAAGAGCAAGGCCATGCCGCCTCGCTGCTTCTGTTCGCGCTCAAAACAGCGATGAGCGCGTCGCAAGTCATCGGAAGCGTTGGCGTCATTACGCATCCCCTCGACGAAGGCGTGCGCGCCTTTTATGCCCTCCGGGGCTTTCAAGACCTGCCCTTCGATCCCCGGCGCGCAATGATGGTGCGCATGGTCGATTTGGAGCGCGCCTTTGACGCCTGA
- a CDS encoding methylated-DNA--[protein]-cysteine S-methyltransferase has product MLKVPDGSRQPRLSIASALFETSLGLALAAGGDQGISAIYLADEPEPMLQALQMRFSPREITQGDDRFRGYVCAVARLIEQPQSPREFPLDIATGTPFQRLVWDALCDIPTGATASYADVARRIGMPRAVRAVAAACAANNIAVAIPCHRVLRSDGAISGYYWGVERKRELLRREGVAA; this is encoded by the coding sequence ATGCTGAAAGTTCCCGACGGATCGAGGCAGCCGAGGCTGTCGATCGCCAGCGCGCTCTTCGAAACCTCGCTCGGCCTCGCATTGGCGGCCGGCGGGGACCAGGGCATATCGGCGATCTATCTCGCCGACGAGCCGGAACCGATGCTCCAGGCTTTGCAAATGCGTTTCTCTCCGCGCGAAATCACGCAAGGCGACGATCGCTTCCGCGGCTATGTCTGCGCTGTGGCGCGATTGATCGAGCAGCCGCAGTCGCCGCGAGAATTCCCCTTGGATATTGCAACGGGCACGCCGTTCCAGCGCCTTGTTTGGGATGCGCTCTGCGACATTCCCACGGGCGCGACCGCGAGCTACGCGGATGTCGCCCGCCGCATCGGCATGCCCAGAGCGGTGCGGGCCGTGGCTGCAGCCTGCGCGGCCAATAATATCGCGGTCGCCATTCCCTGCCATCGCGTGCTGCGCAGCGACGGCGCGATCTCGGGCTATTACTGGGGCGTGGAGCGCAAGCGCGAATTATTGAGGCGCGAGGGCGTCGCCGCGTAG
- a CDS encoding (2Fe-2S)-binding protein: MLKIKLVYNLSKVGSVMILCSCNVLSDRDIRERLGDSPSRRSPGALFRQLGCEPKCGRCIRNILATIDQHRATAGECAGEGACDSCRADELAA; this comes from the coding sequence ATGTTGAAAATCAAGCTTGTTTACAATCTTTCCAAAGTAGGGAGCGTCATGATCCTGTGTTCCTGCAACGTGCTCTCGGATCGAGACATTCGCGAGCGGCTCGGCGACAGTCCCTCCCGGCGCAGCCCGGGCGCCCTGTTCCGCCAGCTCGGCTGCGAGCCGAAATGCGGCCGCTGCATCCGCAACATTCTGGCGACGATAGACCAACATCGCGCGACGGCGGGGGAATGCGCCGGCGAGGGCGCCTGCGACAGCTGCCGCGCCGACGAATTGGCGGCTTAG
- the bfr gene encoding bacterioferritin, protein MRGDEKVIEYLNRGLRSELTAVNQYWLHYRIFDNWGFEELAKKWREESIEEMVHADKFVKRILFLEGFPNMQKLDALRIGQTVEEIIDADLATEMEARALYLEAAAYCLSINDRVSEQLFEEIAASEERHIDFLETQKELIKQLGVQLYSQGRMGEMKS, encoded by the coding sequence ATGCGCGGGGATGAAAAGGTCATTGAATATCTCAATCGCGGCTTGAGAAGCGAGCTCACCGCGGTCAACCAGTACTGGCTGCATTACAGGATTTTCGACAATTGGGGCTTCGAAGAACTCGCGAAGAAATGGCGCGAGGAATCGATCGAGGAAATGGTCCACGCCGACAAATTCGTGAAGCGCATCCTGTTTCTCGAAGGCTTCCCCAATATGCAGAAGCTGGACGCCTTGCGCATCGGCCAGACCGTCGAGGAGATCATCGACGCCGACCTCGCGACCGAGATGGAGGCGCGGGCGCTCTACCTCGAGGCCGCCGCCTATTGCCTCTCGATCAACGATCGGGTCTCGGAGCAGCTTTTCGAGGAGATCGCGGCCAGCGAAGAGCGGCACATAGATTTCCTCGAGACCCAGAAGGAACTGATCAAACAGCTCGGCGTGCAGCTCTATTCGCAGGGACGCATGGGAGAAATGAAATCATAG
- a CDS encoding DUF4383 domain-containing protein, with the protein MIERHWNADLLAKVFGGIFIVVGILGFFDNPVVSSTGLFHVNDAHNWLHIVTGLLFLAGAYMRTPVMTIRAIAVLYVVITIIGFAWRGPMLFDAIAMNMADNWLHAAVAAILLLVGFLAPAEERLGHARM; encoded by the coding sequence ATGATCGAGAGGCACTGGAACGCCGATCTTCTGGCGAAAGTGTTCGGCGGCATCTTCATCGTCGTAGGCATTCTCGGCTTCTTCGACAACCCTGTGGTGTCGTCGACAGGGCTGTTCCATGTGAACGACGCGCACAACTGGCTGCATATAGTGACGGGCCTGCTGTTTCTGGCGGGCGCCTATATGAGAACTCCGGTCATGACGATCAGAGCCATCGCGGTGCTTTATGTCGTCATCACGATCATCGGCTTCGCCTGGCGCGGCCCGATGCTTTTCGACGCCATTGCGATGAACATGGCCGACAACTGGTTGCATGCGGCCGTCGCCGCGATCCTGCTTCTGGTCGGATTCCTTGCTCCGGCGGAGGAGCGGCTCGGCCACGCGCGAATGTGA
- a CDS encoding TldD/PmbA family protein, translating into MFLSREDARAICERLLSNSRADGCEIEISGGAEQNLRFARGEATTNAALARVSFRISSHVDRRIGSVSVSSLEESELLAALSRSEAIARSLPQDPDYVAPLGPQNYSAASRYDEGTAALRLNDLADWARLVIEEGERRSVETFGCAAAGRRFHALATSEGLFAYDRVSEAEMSATARDKADGWSGWAGDNQFFVSRFDAAEVARRACEKAAQAAPPRDLEPGEYTVVFEPAAVAELAHWLVSSLNARAADEGRSFFSGKGGGTRLFERLFDEKLTIRSDPGDALAPESPIGQEGVPHRPRLWIDRGALTSLYRARAYAQRVGDEAVPHPRSFRMEGGQASLADMIGSVRRGVLVTRLWYSNMLDPRGLLLTGLTRDGNFLIENGKLAGPARNMRFNQSLAHLFARIEALGPSERTWSAIRDEGAAAAPPMLVEKFCFSSRSSGV; encoded by the coding sequence ATGTTTCTCTCGAGAGAAGACGCCAGAGCGATTTGCGAGCGGCTGTTGTCCAACTCCCGCGCCGACGGCTGCGAAATCGAAATCTCGGGCGGCGCCGAGCAGAATTTGCGCTTTGCCCGGGGAGAGGCCACCACCAACGCTGCCCTGGCGCGCGTCTCGTTCCGTATTTCATCGCATGTCGACCGCAGGATCGGCTCGGTCAGCGTCTCTTCGCTGGAGGAGAGCGAACTCCTCGCCGCCTTGTCGCGATCGGAAGCGATAGCCCGATCCCTGCCCCAGGACCCCGATTACGTCGCGCCTCTAGGTCCGCAAAATTATTCGGCCGCCTCCCGCTATGACGAGGGCACGGCGGCGCTGCGGCTGAACGATCTCGCCGATTGGGCTCGCCTCGTCATCGAGGAGGGAGAAAGAAGATCGGTGGAGACATTCGGCTGCGCCGCCGCCGGAAGGAGATTCCACGCTCTCGCCACGAGCGAAGGATTGTTCGCCTATGACCGCGTCAGCGAAGCGGAAATGTCGGCGACCGCTCGCGACAAGGCCGACGGCTGGTCGGGCTGGGCCGGAGACAACCAGTTCTTCGTTTCACGCTTCGATGCCGCGGAAGTGGCGCGACGCGCCTGCGAAAAGGCGGCTCAGGCCGCGCCGCCGCGCGATCTGGAGCCCGGCGAATATACGGTGGTTTTCGAGCCTGCTGCTGTCGCCGAACTGGCGCACTGGCTGGTCTCGTCGCTCAACGCCCGCGCCGCGGACGAAGGCCGCAGCTTCTTTTCCGGCAAAGGAGGAGGAACCCGGCTGTTCGAGCGGCTCTTCGACGAAAAACTGACCATCCGCTCGGACCCGGGCGACGCGCTCGCGCCCGAAAGCCCGATCGGCCAGGAAGGCGTCCCGCACAGGCCGCGGCTGTGGATCGACCGCGGCGCTCTGACCTCGCTTTATCGCGCCAGAGCCTATGCGCAGCGCGTCGGAGACGAAGCCGTCCCGCATCCCCGCAGCTTCCGCATGGAAGGCGGCCAGGCTTCTCTCGCGGATATGATCGGGTCGGTCCGCCGGGGCGTTCTCGTCACGCGGCTGTGGTATTCCAACATGCTCGATCCGCGCGGCCTGCTGCTCACCGGACTGACCCGCGACGGCAATTTTCTCATCGAAAACGGAAAACTGGCCGGACCCGCGCGCAACATGCGCTTCAACCAGAGCCTGGCGCATTTGTTCGCCAGAATCGAAGCTCTGGGGCCGTCCGAGCGGACCTGGAGCGCCATCCGCGACGAAGGCGCGGCCGCAGCGCCGCCGATGCTGGTCGAAAAATTCTGTTTTTCCTCCAGATCCAGCGGCGTTTGA
- the dksA gene encoding RNA polymerase-binding protein DksA — MAVELDSSYKPTEDEPFMNERQREYFKRKLLAWKEEILQESRETLAALQSDNENHPDLADRASSETDRSIELRSRDRQRKLISKIEAALTRIEEGVYGYCEETGEPISLKRLDARPIATLSIEAQERHERREKVYRDD; from the coding sequence ATGGCGGTCGAACTGGATAGTAGTTACAAGCCTACTGAAGACGAGCCCTTTATGAACGAGCGGCAACGCGAGTATTTCAAGCGCAAGCTGCTGGCCTGGAAGGAAGAAATTTTGCAGGAAAGCCGGGAGACTCTGGCCGCTCTGCAAAGCGATAACGAAAACCACCCCGATCTCGCGGATCGCGCCTCTTCGGAGACGGATCGCTCCATTGAACTGCGTTCGCGCGACCGCCAGCGCAAGCTGATCTCCAAGATCGAGGCGGCTCTGACCCGAATCGAGGAGGGGGTGTACGGCTATTGCGAGGAAACCGGGGAGCCTATTTCGCTGAAGCGCCTCGACGCCCGACCCATAGCCACGCTGTCGATAGAAGCGCAGGAGCGGCATGAGCGCAGGGAAAAAGTGTACCGGGACGATTGA
- the cckA gene encoding cell cycle histidine kinase CckA, translating to MTDKPAPSAYDRTESPGNVGLVLALAIALVGVMAVFFFAPAIAPRFTILALAVCAVVGVFSLFAYAVGLLQFSGRAARNDVTKSLADTSTEGLLVTVGDVQTIYANEAYLALCGARDHSGILTVERLFSGPPEVSDAIYRLVQASKAGHRQVEDLRLAPPLTGRGAAAWYRIKVRPLPHLGPRTMLWTVADVTAERQRQENIFLELQHAIDFLDHAPAGFFSSAPGGDIPYMNKTLAGWLGYDLTQVGSGGLTLFDIVANNGAALLAMGTGGPGEVRTQQIDLDFKCRNGRSLPVRLQHRVAFGQDGAPGASRTLVLNRATGEQPQDDLRAAEVKFARFFNSTPMAIAILDEHGRVQRSNGAFARLLPQALQKTGAGAEDGTAAWPLFTGMSERDRASLKEAIEAALDSRSDLKPVDVVFEEGSGANVRSARFFVSPDEDAGRKAAMIYALDTTEQRKLQEEFAQSQKMQAVGQLAGGVAHDFNNMLTAIIGYSDLLLASHRPTDPSFQDIMQIKQTANRAAGLTRQLLAFSRRQTLRPQVLQLGDALSELQILLRRLVGEKVELDLRHGRDLWLVKADINQFEQVIINLVVNARDAMPESGGKVQLRTRNVPAAECADFKEAVLTPADYVLIEVEDNGSGIPPEAKEKIFEPFFTTKEVGKGTGLGLSMVYGILKQSGGFVFVDSELGKGTTFRIFLPRHLPEEGEVAVKAEAAKPAADYTGQGTILLVEDEDAVRAFGARALTSRGYTVLEAASGLEALEVVEKEQGKIDLIVSDVVMPEMDGPTMFAELRKRGVKAKVIFVSGYAEEAFAKNLPAGDFGFLPKPFTLKQLIETVKTHLA from the coding sequence ATGACTGACAAGCCCGCGCCGTCAGCATACGACCGAACAGAAAGCCCTGGCAATGTGGGCCTCGTGCTCGCCCTGGCCATCGCTCTGGTCGGGGTCATGGCGGTGTTTTTTTTCGCCCCCGCGATCGCGCCGCGTTTCACCATATTGGCGCTCGCGGTCTGCGCCGTGGTCGGGGTGTTTTCTCTCTTCGCCTATGCGGTCGGCCTGCTCCAGTTCTCCGGGAGGGCGGCGCGCAACGACGTCACCAAATCGCTCGCCGACACTTCGACCGAAGGGCTGCTGGTGACTGTCGGCGACGTCCAGACGATCTACGCCAACGAAGCCTATCTCGCACTGTGCGGCGCCCGGGACCATTCCGGAATCCTGACCGTCGAACGGCTTTTTTCCGGACCGCCGGAAGTCTCGGACGCGATCTATCGGCTGGTTCAAGCGTCGAAGGCCGGCCACAGACAGGTGGAAGATCTGCGGCTTGCGCCGCCGCTCACCGGGCGCGGCGCCGCGGCCTGGTACCGAATCAAGGTTCGCCCGCTGCCGCATCTCGGTCCGAGGACGATGCTCTGGACCGTCGCGGACGTCACGGCCGAGCGGCAGCGCCAGGAAAATATTTTTCTCGAGCTCCAGCACGCCATCGACTTCCTGGACCACGCTCCCGCCGGTTTCTTTTCGTCGGCGCCGGGGGGCGACATCCCCTATATGAACAAGACCCTCGCCGGCTGGCTCGGCTACGACCTCACCCAGGTCGGATCCGGAGGGCTCACGCTGTTCGACATCGTAGCCAACAACGGCGCCGCCCTGCTCGCCATGGGAACGGGCGGACCGGGAGAAGTCCGCACCCAGCAGATCGACCTCGATTTCAAATGCCGCAACGGCCGCTCGCTGCCCGTGCGCCTGCAACACCGCGTCGCATTCGGCCAGGACGGAGCTCCGGGCGCCTCGCGCACTCTCGTGCTCAACCGTGCCACGGGCGAGCAGCCGCAGGACGATCTGCGCGCCGCGGAAGTGAAATTCGCGCGGTTCTTCAACTCCACCCCGATGGCGATCGCCATCCTGGACGAACACGGACGGGTGCAGCGCTCCAACGGCGCCTTCGCCCGCCTGCTGCCGCAGGCGCTGCAGAAAACCGGCGCCGGCGCGGAAGACGGAACCGCCGCCTGGCCCCTTTTCACGGGGATGAGCGAAAGAGACCGCGCTTCCCTCAAGGAGGCGATAGAAGCCGCCCTCGACAGCCGGAGCGATCTCAAGCCGGTCGACGTCGTCTTCGAGGAAGGCTCGGGCGCGAATGTCCGTTCCGCACGTTTCTTCGTGTCGCCGGATGAAGACGCGGGCAGGAAAGCCGCGATGATCTACGCGCTGGACACCACCGAGCAGCGCAAACTGCAGGAGGAATTCGCCCAGTCGCAGAAGATGCAGGCGGTCGGACAGCTCGCCGGCGGCGTCGCGCACGACTTCAACAACATGCTGACGGCGATCATCGGCTATTCCGACCTGCTGCTCGCGAGCCATCGCCCGACCGATCCTTCCTTCCAGGACATCATGCAGATCAAGCAGACTGCGAATCGGGCGGCGGGCCTGACGCGGCAACTGCTGGCTTTCTCGCGGCGCCAGACCCTGCGCCCGCAGGTGTTGCAGCTCGGCGACGCTCTGTCGGAGCTGCAAATTCTGCTGCGCAGGCTGGTCGGCGAGAAAGTGGAGCTGGACCTGCGCCACGGCCGGGATCTGTGGCTGGTCAAGGCCGATATCAACCAGTTCGAGCAGGTCATCATCAATCTGGTGGTCAATGCGCGCGACGCCATGCCCGAGAGCGGCGGCAAGGTGCAGCTGCGCACCCGCAACGTCCCGGCGGCCGAATGCGCCGACTTCAAAGAGGCGGTGCTGACGCCGGCCGATTACGTCCTGATCGAGGTGGAGGACAACGGCAGCGGCATTCCGCCCGAGGCCAAGGAGAAGATCTTCGAGCCCTTCTTCACCACCAAGGAAGTCGGCAAGGGCACCGGCCTCGGCCTTTCCATGGTTTATGGAATCCTCAAGCAATCGGGCGGCTTCGTCTTCGTCGACAGCGAGCTCGGCAAGGGGACGACCTTCCGGATCTTTCTCCCCCGCCACCTTCCGGAAGAGGGCGAGGTCGCCGTCAAGGCCGAAGCCGCAAAGCCGGCGGCGGACTACACCGGCCAGGGAACCATCCTTCTCGTCGAGGACGAGGACGCCGTGCGCGCCTTCGGCGCCCGCGCGCTGACCTCGCGCGGCTACACCGTCCTCGAAGCCGCTTCCGGACTGGAGGCGCTCGAAGTCGTGGAAAAGGAACAGGGCAAGATCGACCTCATCGTCTCCGACGTCGTGATGCCGGAAATGGACGGTCCCACCATGTTCGCGGAACTGCGCAAACGCGGCGTGAAGGCGAAAGTGATCTTCGTCTCAGGCTACGCCGAGGAAGCCTTCGCCAAGAACCTTCCCGCCGGCGATTTCGGCTTCCTGCCCAAGCCCTTCACGCTGAAGCAATTGATCGAAACGGTCAAAACCCATCTGGCCTGA